In one window of Oncorhynchus kisutch isolate 150728-3 linkage group LG16, Okis_V2, whole genome shotgun sequence DNA:
- the LOC109906460 gene encoding uncharacterized protein LOC109906460, with translation MIALCLIFPLLVEMVHGVAGIESLSIRQESGLKSAKIGDTMILRCFYEGDMAMHFSWYKQNLGDKLQLFSTIHYKYDRNATFYHEFKDNPRFSVQNGPKKNHLRISDMQLSDSGTYYCGNAYTNRVEFGKGVILIVEGSRNMPILLQSVSESVQPGDVVTLNCTIHTETCAGEDRVYWFRRGSGESPPGIMYTHGDRSDQCEKSPEAGSPTQSCVYNLPKRNLSLSDAGTYYCAVALCGEILFGNGTKLDIQVPEHYSPFDLSPTVLALVVSNIVLGTVTLLLAWALYKNLNRHHRGRKEGPTSQGNQNQDSDVLNYAAVSFTPKKNSSPSGRTRGKTSREDAVYSEVRYLQQE, from the exons ATGATCGCACTGTGTCTAATATTTCCACTTCTCGTAGAGATGG TTCATGGGGTAGCTGGGATTGAATCTTTATCCATACGTCAGGAGAGTGGTCTCAAGTCAGCCAAAATTGGAGACACAATGATTTTGCGTTGCTTCTATGAAGGCGACATGGCCATGCATTTCTCCTGGTACAAGCAAAACTTGGGAGATAAACTTCAGCTCTTCTCAACCATTCATTATAAGTATGACAGGAATGCAACATTCTACCATGAGTTTAAGGATAACCCTCGCTTCTCAGTGCAAAATGGCCCAAAAAAGAATCACCTAAGGATCTCAGACATGCAACTCTCTGATTCCGGCACTTACTACTGTGGAAATGCTTATACCAATAGGGTGGAGTTTGGAAAAGGAGTTATTCTCATTGTAGAAG GTTCCAGAAACATGCCTATACTCCTGCAATCTGTGTCTGAGTCAGTCCAGCCAGGAGACGTTGTGACTCTGAACTGTACAATTCACACTGAGACCTGTGCAGGAGAAGACCGTGTCTATTGGTTCAGACGTGGCTCAGGAGAATCCCCTCCAGGAATCATGTACACCCATGGAGACAGGAGTGATCAGTGTGAGAAGAGCCCTGAGGCTGGGTCTCCTACACAGAGCTGTGTCTACAACCTCCCCAAGAGGAACCTCAGCCTCTCTGATGCTGGGACGTACTACTGTGCTGTGGCCTTATGTGGGGAGATACTGTTTGGGAACGGGACCAAGCTGGACATTCAAG TTCCAGAGCATTATTCTCCATTTGATCTAAGTCCTACTGTTCTTGCCTTGGTCGTGTCCAACATCGTTCTTGGGACAGTGACCCTTCTGCTTGCCTGGGCACTTTACAAGAATCTGAACAGACATCACAGAG GGAGGAAAGAAGGTCCAACATCCCAGGGGAACCAG AATCAAGACAGTGATGTGTTGAACTATGCTGCTGTGAGTTTCACTCCCAAGAAGAACTCTTCTCCCTCCGGAAGAACAAGAGGGAAGACCAGCAGAGAGGATGCAGTGTACTCTGAGGTCAGGTACCTTCAGCAGGAGTGA